TCAGCCACCTGTACTTGGCACTGACCTCGCGTCTGGCAGAGGGGCCAGCGCAGGATGCAGCAAGTTCAATCCAGACCAAGCCCTACTGGGGGGTGGGCGTGGGGAGACACTGTTTATGGAAGCTCAAAACGAGGACTGAgggatggatccctgggtggcgcagcggtttggcgcctgccttctgccttcggcccagggcacgatcctggagacccgggattgaatcccatgtcgggctcctggtgcatggagcctgcttctccctctgcctgtgtctctgcctctctctctgtgactatcataaataaataaattaattttttaaaaaaaaacgagGACTGAGAGGGGACGGGGTGTGGGGGCAGTAATCCAGAACCGTCACAGGGCTGCCCAGCTGCCCAACAGCAGGCACAGGGCCCTGGGCATGGCGAGGTAGGGAGAGGGGAGCCCAGGCCTGGGTACCAGGAAAGAGGAAAGACCTAGATGAGAGTGTTCTATATATAGTTTTGAGAGTACAGATCTGTTGCCTCTGGTTAGGTTTTCTCCTAGGTGTCTCGTGGGttttgtgcaattgtaaatgggatccagtctttaatgtctttcttctgtctcattgttggtgtacagaaatgcaactgctgtgagcaccagggtggctcagtcagttgagtgtctgccttcggctcaggtcatgatcccgggcacctgggattgagccccacatagggctccttgctcagtgtggagtctgcccacagtctctctctgtgtctctctcatgaataaatgaataaaatcttaaaaaaataaaaaaacccagatgtggtatatgtatatagaatggaatattagtcatcagaaagaatgaaatcttgctgtttgcaaggCTGTGGTTAGAACTACAGGGTAtgatgctaagcgaaataagtcagagaaagacaattatctttaaattttatttattttaaagattttatttatttattcatgagagacacacagagagaggagagagagagggagagagggagagggagaagcaggctccacgcagggagcctgacgtgggactggatcctgggtctccaggatcagaccctgggctgaaggtggagctaaaccactgagccactcgggctgccccgagaaagacaattataacattttactcatatgtggaaaccaaacaaaggagcaaaacaaagaagcagaggggaatagaggaagggagggaaaaataaaacaagacgaaatcagaaagggaggcaaaccctaagagactcttaactctggaaaacaaactgagggctgctggaggggaggagggtgggggaacggggtcactgggtgatgggcatgaaggaggcaGTGGTGTGATCAGCACTGGCTGTTCTATACAACTGATGATTCACTGAcgtctacctctgaaaccaataatatgcgatgttaattgaatttaaaattaaaaaacaaaataaagggcagccccggtggctcagcggtttagtgcctactttcggcccagggcatgatcctggagacccgggatggagtcccacgttgggttccctgcatggagcctgcttctccctctgcctgtgtctctgcctctctgtctctgtgtgtctcatgaataaataaataaaatacttaaataaaaaaaaatgaaatctcaaagaAAACCCTAAAATTTCATAAATGACTAGAATTATAAATTTGGCCTAGACAAACTTGACCTTCTCTTGTACCTATGGACccaagtccccccacccccaagtgcTTTAGATGGATGTATAGTACAGGGTATGGCCCACCAGGATGATCAGGGCCCCTCCTAAATAAGCCCCTGGGGATGCAGCCGGAACCAGCAGGGGACAAGTTTGTGGTACAATGGGGATGAAGCAGACCCCCAAGGCTGACTTGGGAAGTCCAGGGGTTCACCAGGGTGACCTAGGGGTAGCTGGGCGGTGCAGGCTGGGCCAAGGACTGAGGAAAGTCCTCGCCTGCCCTGCTCCAAAAAGCCAGGGTCCAGGCCTTCCTGCTTCTGAGGGACGGGGGCCTAGGCGGGTGGCACTGCCCCAGTGCAGGGAGACCTCTGCCCCCATTTCCACACCAGGGTTGAGCTGTTGTGCGTACATatccctccctccaggcccctgGGACTGTCTGCTCTGCAGCCAGGAACACAGCAGCACTTCCAGGAACCCTGGCCAGGGTGGGGGTTGGaactccccctcctcccagccaggGTGGATGAGAACCCCTGGTGTTTGCTGTGTCACTCCCATCGTGTCCCTCTGACCACACCTTAGTGGTGTGGTCACTTCAGGGTCCAAGGTCTGCCCATGGACTCTGGGTTTTCTCCTCTGGGGAACCCTCTAGCTCAACCTGGGGCCGTGTCCCCTcaccaccccctctccccacccctgctctcacTTGCAGCACAGGCTGCCAGTGATGCTCACGGCCCACGTTGCACCAGGGTCCCATCCCTCTGGGTAACCAAAGGGCTTACTTAGGCCTTCTTTCCCACACCCCATGCACACTCCTGCCCCGCAGGCCTTCCCAGGCTTCCTTGACAGCCTCGTTCTGTGCTTTCCCTACAGAACCACAGCCCACTAGCAGCAGGTCCTTCTGGGATATAGTAGGCAACACAATAGGTCCACCCAGAGCCTTCAAACAAGGAGGCAGAGCGCCTGCTGAGGCGTCTGGCATTGGCAGGCAGAGGACCCAGggcccagcatggcagctggaCAAGCAGTGTGGGAAACTCTGCCTTCTGCCCCTGCATTCCAGGCCAGAGCCTGGCAGGAGGCATAAGCAGGTCCCCCAAAGAACTTAGTGGGCACATGGCCCAACATCACTTCCTATGAGCCACATCCACATCTGCCCAGGCCTGCAGACAGGTGGTCACAGAGCTTGAAGGTGTTTGGGACTGTCCTAAGTTGCTCATGGACCACCCTGAGCTTGAACAAGAACCGGACTTGACTCTGCAGAGAAACTGAGGGATCCCGCATGCACCACCAGCATGCCCTCTTTGTGCAACCAAAGAATGCTACCCGCCTCAGGGCGACTGCTGGCCTCCACCAGCCAGAGCCACCCCAAAGCAGTGGAGACTACCCACTGCGGCTTTAAGCTGTCCTGTGTGTCCCCTTAAAGCTCCTTCTCTGGGAAGGCCCCCCAGCAGCCCTCAGAAACCAGGCCCATGCCCAGGAAGGCTCATGTCCCCTTCTGAGCCTCCTCAAGGCCCGGCCATACCGAAGATCCACAGACGTCTGCCATCCCAAGTACCCATTTCCACACCAGATGCCCTGCTCCTTGCGCAGCAAGGGCTCTGCTTTCTCTTGGGCTGAAGGCCTGCCCTGCGCACCAACGCCACACTCTTACAAAACACCCACACACCACTCCACAGATACACAAAAAGGGTTTTATTTgccagtgggtgggggtgggcaggaccCTAATCAAATAAGCCAAATCCCATGTCGTCGTCTGACTCCTCGGActcctctttcttctcatctttcttttcctccgCTGTGGAAAAGAAGGGGGCAGTGAGTACAACCCTCACCCCTCACAAAGCCAGATGCCCGTGGAGACCCTGCCTCAGCCTCCACTTACCTGCGGCTGgggcagcaccagcagcaggaGCTGCAGACCCTGGGGCGGCAGACACGGCCACAGCCCCACCAGCAGGCACACTGGCCAACTTGCCAATACCTGTGGGAATCAGGAAGGTGAGACCAGGGAAGTGCTCGGCCTTAAGCCTACCTCAGGGGAGTGATGGCATGGTCTCCCCGATGTGCGGGAGCCCACCACATAGATGCCCCAGCCCTGAGATCCGTATATGGAAACCCTACCCCAAAGCTAAGTTGGACAAATATGTTCACAACCAGGCAAAGACACAATCTGGCACTTGGATCCAGATCCCCGTTTATGGGCTCCCACAGGGCTGTGGGCTAAGGCACCCACCCAGCCCCACACAGGAACAGAATAATGTCCCATCAGCTCCAGCCTTGTCACCAGGACACCATCTGCCCAGCAAGGATGGCAGGAACCTGCGGTCACCCCTGGCAACCCCAGTCTGCCCCCAACCACTTCACGCAGACTACATGACGAGACTTATTTACAAAACCCCGTTCCCAAGATCCCTAAGGTCCCCTCTGCAGGCAGGTGGCCCTGCGGGGTGAAAGCACCAGCACCCCCTGCTGCCCTACGGCCAGGGCTGTCCAGAAGCATCCCTGGCACGAGCCACTGAAGCCTGCCCGCTGTCCTGGGTGAGGCTTCTGGAGTGCTCTGGTCCACAAGCGAAACCTGGCGGGCCACAGGAGGACCCGCAGGGATTAGGATGGACCCTGAGAACGCAGCCCCGGCGCACAACCTCACCCTGAGCGATCACGTCCTCGATGTTTTTCCCGTTGAGCTCGCTGATGACCTACAACGACCATAACCGGCAATTACCTGGGGCTCGGCCACCGGCCCCTGCCTCAACTCCCATGCGGCTCCTCCCCGAGAAGACCCGCTACGAGGGGCCCGGGGCGCCCTAAGCTTCCTGGGAAACCCGCCCTGAGGTCTCGGtgtacccccccgcccccggcgcggcTGGACACCTGCGGGCTGGACAGAAGGACGTGCCTGAGGAAGCTGCGCCCCTCGGGACACACGACAGGGTCTCAGGGACGCCCCACCCCCCCTCCGGCCGCCCGACACGTATCCGCGGGGCCGGCTACCTTGTTGAGCCGGTCATCGTCCGCCTCGATGCCCACGCTGTCCAGGATCTTCTTGATATCCTTGGCGCTGGGGGAGGTGTTGCCCCCGAGGGCGGCCAGCAGGTAGGAGGCGACGTAGCGCATCCTGGAGCGGGAGGAGAGCACGACGGCCTTGCCCCttggccccggcccccgccccgcgtgCTCCCGCCCGGCGCCCCACGCCAagccccggcccgcgcccgccagtccccgcggccccccgccgccccccacggccccccgcGACCCCGCCGCCCACTCACTCGGCGGCGGAGAAGCCTCACGCGTGCGACCTCGGCGGCGTCAGGGACGGAAAGGAAGGCGCCGGCGCGAGGGGCGGGGGTAATCcgctacccagaagcccccgggacCCGCGCGCCGCGCAGTGCTGGCGCCTGCGAGTGACGTCACGCGCGCCCAGGCCGCGGAGACGAGAGCCCTCGTGTTGGGCCgtccggccgccgccgccgccggcggACTCCAAGTCCCAGGGGGCACCGCTGCCGGAAGTGCGGGCACGCGGCCTGCGCGGGGCACGTGGCCGGCCAGGCTCGCTCGCTGCTGCGGGGGTGGGGCGTTGGGCCGCGGCCTGCGCGGGGTGGTCGTTCGCCTGTGGGGCCGCGTGGGCCCGAGCTGACCTTCGCGTCCGCGCGGATGTCCGCCCCGTCACGCGCTCACGCTCCGCGCGGGGAGCCTGCAGGTTGCGGCGCTGCGAGGGCGGGGCCCGCTCCTGCTCGTCCGAGCGAGGATGCACGAGAGTAATAACGCTGCACGCGGaagggaggcggcggcggcccgaAGACCTGGGGCGAGCCGGGGTcaggggccaggggcagaggCCCGCGGGGGCTGGAGAGGGACCAGGAGCAGAGCCGGCGCAGCCCTGGTGGGGGTGCCCTCAGGGTCCTCACCCCATCGTACAGAGGTGGGGTGCAGGCAGGTCTCCCTGCTGTGGGGTGCCCTCAGGGTCATCACCCCATCGTACACAGAGTTGGGTGCAGGCAGGTCTTCCTGCTGTGGGGTGCCCTCAGGGTCCTCACCCCATCGTACACAGAGGTGGGGTGCAGGCAGGTCTCCCTGCTGTGGGGTGCCCTCAGGGTCCTCACCCCATCGTACACAGAGTTGGGTGCAGGCAGGTCTCCCTGCTGTGGGGTGCCCTCAGGGTCCTCACCCCATCGTACACAGAGGTGGGGTGCAGGCAGGTCTCCCTGCTGTGGGGTGCCCTCAGGGTCCTCACCCCATCGTACACAGAGGTGGGGCGCAGGCAGGTCTTCCTGCTGTGGGGTGCCCTCAGGGTCATCACCCCATCGTACACAGAGGTGGGGTGCAGGCAGGTCTTCCTGCTGTGGGGTGCCCTCAGGGTCCTCACCCCATCGTACACAGAGTTGGGCGCAGGCAGGTCTCCCTGCTGTGGGGTGCCCTCGGGGTCCTCACCCCATCGTACACAGAGGTGGGGCACAGTCAGGTCTCCCTGCTGTGGGGTGCCCTCGGGGTCCTCACCCCATCGTACACAGAGGTGGGGCGCAGGCAGGTCTTCCTGCTGTGGGGTGCCCTCAGGGTCATCACCCCATCGTACACAGAGGTGGGGTGCAGGCAGGTCTCCCTGCTGTGGGGTGCCCTCAGGGTCCTCACCCCATCGTACACAGAGGTGGGGCGCAGGCAGGTCTCCCTGCTGTGGGGTGCCCTCAGGGTCATCACCCCATCGTACACAGAGTTGGGTGCAGGCAGGTCTCCGTGCTGTGGGGTGCCCTCAGGGTCATCACCCCATCGTACACAGAGTTGGGTGCAGGCAGGTCTCCCTGCTGTGGGGTGCCCTCAGGGTCATCACCCCATCGTACACAGAGGTGGGTGCAGGCAGGTCTCTCTGCTGTGGGGGTGCCCTTGCTGTCATCACCCCAACGTAGACACAGGTGGGTGCAGGCAGGTCTCCTTACTCTTGGGGTGCCCTCGCTGTCATCACCCCCATCATAGACAGAGGTGGGGCACAGGTCTCACTCAAGGCCCCACACGGAGTAAAATGGGGACCTCAGGGGTGGGGCGTGTTGTGATGTGTGGCGTTGGAGGTGACAGGATATGTCAGGTTTGCCATTCCAGCCGCACGATTCAGTGGCCCTGGGTGTTTTCCCAGTTACACAGCTGTCACCACTCTACCCACAGGGGATTTCGTCCTCCAAAGTTGGGAGTCCACACCAGCTCAGCAGTAACTCCCtacttccccagcccctggcacccaccacTTTGGACTCATTTGACTGCTCTGGGGTCCCGACTGGATGCAGACGTGGAAGCAGACTCTATTTACCCTCTCGGACATTCTCTCCATATCCTGGCgtatatcagaatttcattcccttttaaagctgaataatggggcagcccgggtggctcagcagtttagcgccgccttcagcccagggcctgatcccagggtcctgggatcgagtcccacatcaggctccctgcaaggagcctgcttctctctctgcctgtgtctttgcctctctctctctctctctctctctgagtaaagaaataaaatatttaaaaaaaataaaataaagctgagtAACGCCCTGTGGTGGTTGTTTAAGTCTCTGGCAGCCTCGCAGAAACAACGGGGGCCAGGAGCCGGGGCAAGTGCAGGCCTGGCCCAACTGCCCATCCTGGCGGGTGGGCGGCTGGTGGCGTGGGAGCCCCTGATCTGGGGCAGAGCAGGTGAACGAGCACAGGTCTGGCAGGCTCTCCACAGGCAGACCTAGTGTGAGGTTCTCAGCTGTGGCACTTAGTTCCGGTGACCTGGGGCAAACTCTGATGTCAGggcctccttttccttccctgtgaGATGCAAAGATTGAGGCAGAGGAGGCATGGGCTAGCCccctgctggggcacctgggcaaaGTGCCGCTAAAGCAGGATAGCAGGAGCTGGGCCCAGGCCGCTAGAGGAGCCTCAGGAAGGCTTCCCGGAGAAGGAGGCCCCAGAGGCTGGCCGGGGACGGTACCCGTGCTGCCCTGGCTTCTGGCAGGAGGCGGATCTGAGGCCGCAGCTGCGTCCGGGCCCCCCTCCCCCGAGGTTGCACCCGCTCACCTCCCGGCCGGGAGCGCACAGCTGCAGGGCagggcgggccggggccgggaatCTCCGGGAGGGCGGGCTGGGCGGCGCGACGCGGGCCTCCCGGCGGGAGAGGCCGGCCCGAGGCGGACGAGCAGGAAGCCGAGCACCGCGGGACCGGCGGCTGGCGGTTGGGGTCCGCGGCCGCgtctcctgggctgcaggctggacaggggcggggcggggggtgcgggcaCCCCGAGGCCTCCGCCTGCGCCCCAGCCCCGCGGCGTCCGGCCTGGGCGGGCCCCCGACGCCTGGGCCGCTCCGAGCGCGCCAGCGGGAACCCGGCGTGG
This is a stretch of genomic DNA from Canis aureus isolate CA01 chromosome 21, VMU_Caureus_v.1.0, whole genome shotgun sequence. It encodes these proteins:
- the RPLP2 gene encoding large ribosomal subunit protein P2, whose protein sequence is MRYVASYLLAALGGNTSPSAKDIKKILDSVGIEADDDRLNKVISELNGKNIEDVIAQGIGKLASVPAGGAVAVSAAPGSAAPAAGAAPAAAEEKKDEKKEESEESDDDMGFGLFD